GCGCGCTCTGGCTGCGCCGCCGCGAGCGGCGGGAGGGCGCCGCGCCGGACGGCACGCCGGCGAGGTGGGCGGGGGCGCTCGTGCTCTGGAGCGTGGTGCTGCTGGGGCTCACCCTGGCGGGGGTGGGCGCGGCGTACCTGGCGCTCTGGTGGGTGCTCCCGGCCGCCGCCGCCCTCTTCCCGGCGGCCGCCCTCCCGCGCCGGAGCGGGGCGTGGCTCCTCCCGGCGCTGGTGCCGGGGGCGCTGGTGACCGCGGAGACGGGGGTGCTCCTGGTGGGGTTCTTCGTCCCGCTCGCCGGGCGCACGGGGGCGCCGTCGCCGCAGGACCCGCTGATCGCCGTGCTGGTGGCGGCCCCGGTGCTGGCCGTCGCCACGCTGGCGCTGGCGCTGGTGGAGCGGGCGCGGCCGCTGGGGGCGGCCGCCGCGCTCCTCGGCGTCGTGGGCCTCGCGGCCACCGTGGGGCTGGCGCTGGCCTCGCCCTACACCCCCGAGCGGCCCCGGCGGCTCGCGCTGGTGGAGAGCCACGAGCCCGACGGCACGGGCACGCTCACCGTGGCGGCGGGCGACGCGGCCGACCTGGGCCCCTTGCTGCGGGGCGCGCCGCTCGCGCTGCGGCCCGCCGGGGAGCCGCGGGTCTACCGGGCCGCGGTGGCGCCGCCCGCGCTGCCGTTCCCGGCCGCCCGGGTGTCCGCCTCGCCGCTCGACCCCGCGCGCGGCACGCGCGCCGTGCGGCTCAGCGTGGCGGGCGGCGGCTACCGGCGGCTGGTGCTGACGCTGCCGCGCGAGCGCCTGGCCGGCTGGTCGCTCTCCGGCGCGCTCCCGGCGCTCCCCCCCGGTCTGGACAGCTACCGGGTGCGGATCATCCCCGGGCAGGGCCGGCCCTGGGAGGCCGGCTTCGAGGTGCGGGGGGCCGCGCCGGTCGAGGCTCTCCTGACCGTGATCGACGAACCCGCCCACGCCGGCGCGGCGCCCCAGGTGGCGCGCCGCCTCCCGCCCTGGGTGGTGACCTCGTCGCGCCTGGTCCGCACCACCATCGTCCGCCTCTGAGCGAGACGCAGCGGCATCGTCCCGAGACCCGATGACGCCGGCGGCCCCGGCTCTCAGGCTCGCTTCAGCACCTCTCCGCACCTCCGTCTCCGCGGGCCGTCAGGGACGATCCGTGAAGATACGAAGTTCAGCGGCTGCCGCCCGGTCCTGCCGGGCCGTGGCTGCCGTCCGTCCGTCCACGATCCGCGCGGGTGTTCGCGCGGGAGCGCATCCGCGCACCACGCCGGATCCTTCAACGAAAGAGGGTTTGCCATGACCGACGTCACGCTGGAAGCCGGGTTCGGGGCGGGGACCGCGACGCTCGAAGCGCCCGCCGACCCCACCGGGTGGGAAGAGGTGGGGTTCTCGCTGGTCGACCTCGGGCCGGCCCCCGGGAGGGGCCCGGCCCCCGCCGAGCCGCTCTCGGCCGACGCGCGGCTGCTGGCCGCCGGCGCGGGCCTCCCGATCGCGACGCTCCCCCGGGGCGCGGGGCGCGACCGGGCGGCGCTCAGGCAGTACGTGCGGGCGCTGAACGACCTGATCGTGGGGCCGGGCGCCAGCTCCCCCACCTGGAAGCTCCTCCGGGCGGCGGTGCCGCCGCGCGAGCTGGCCGGGCTGAGCGCGGCCGACCTCCGCCTGGGGCTGGCCCCGCTCTGGGACGCCGGGGAGCTGGCCGCCATCGAGGCCCTCTCCCTGGAAGAGCTCGAGGCCGAGTGGCGCCGGCGGATCGCCGACCGGATCCCCGAGGGCGCCGCGGTGGTCGGCGCCGACCAGCGCTACGCCGGGATCTGGCGCGACCTGCCCGGCGGCGACTTCGACACCGAGGGGCGGGGCCGCGACTACACGGCGGGGATGCGCGCCTTCCCGGCGTGCCGCGCGCTCGGCGTCCAGTCGCTCCTCTCCCTCCTCGGGGCGTTCGAGCCGGGGCCGCGCGTCTACCTGGACGTGCTGGGCGGAGAAGGATACGTCTGGCGGCTTCTGGAAGCGAAGCGCCAGCTCGCGCAGCGGCAGGTGGTGGTGCTCCCCGGGGCGGAGCTCGGCGCGGACGGCGACCCGGCCCACCTTCCCGCCCCCCTGGCCGACCTCCTGCGGCGCACCGCCCTGGCCGATCCCGACGCCGTGATCGTGGCGGTGCACGCGCCCGACGCGCCCGCCTCCCCCTGCGCCGGGCGCCTGGTGGGGATGGCCGACGGGCGGGCGCGGGTCTCCGGGCCGCTCGCGCTCTCCGGCGCCGACCTGGTGGAGTGGCTGCGCGGCCGCCCCGCGGGCGACGGCGCAGCGGGCGCGGCCGGGGCGCTGGAGCCCATGCTCCGGGCGCGCGGCCGGCGGCAGGCCCCGGTGATGATCACCAACGACGTGTCGCGCCACATGTTCTACCGCGCCGGGCTGTGGGGGATGCCCACCCGCGAGGACGCGCTCCGGCTGTCGCGCACCTTCCGGGCGGACTCGCTCGACGGCGTGCTCTGCGCG
The DNA window shown above is from Longimicrobium sp. and carries:
- a CDS encoding methyltransferase domain-containing protein yields the protein MTDVTLEAGFGAGTATLEAPADPTGWEEVGFSLVDLGPAPGRGPAPAEPLSADARLLAAGAGLPIATLPRGAGRDRAALRQYVRALNDLIVGPGASSPTWKLLRAAVPPRELAGLSAADLRLGLAPLWDAGELAAIEALSLEELEAEWRRRIADRIPEGAAVVGADQRYAGIWRDLPGGDFDTEGRGRDYTAGMRAFPACRALGVQSLLSLLGAFEPGPRVYLDVLGGEGYVWRLLEAKRQLAQRQVVVLPGAELGADGDPAHLPAPLADLLRRTALADPDAVIVAVHAPDAPASPCAGRLVGMADGRARVSGPLALSGADLVEWLRGRPAGDGAAGAAGALEPMLRARGRRQAPVMITNDVSRHMFYRAGLWGMPTREDALRLSRTFRADSLDGVLCAYGTHHIPDIYAALRESHAILKPGGCMVVHDFLDRGPVGNWFHDVVDPYSKTGHDMPHIGPVEMAVHLFRAGFRGVELFEINDPFIFTAEPDDELGARDLALRYIMGMYGMSESFAHRLDDLEALIHRVLAYPELGETAVFERDFAFIPRRAVVARAYKPHPGHGPRFSESDAALIEALGRALRASPDDLQRRAGGPPEATRSWFGEGGSRWGLSAADQQSWLAWERHQRATGALG